The following proteins are encoded in a genomic region of Bacillus sp. BGMRC 2118:
- a CDS encoding CPBP family intramembrane metalloprotease, translated as MLSIKLETLSKKYIWLLLLVTVGAELALFGSRHSYFFADLYNFIMIASIFVAARLHPVLQDQSKLKRTKKQTFYLFVKVFVIFTSVTFIIDLLSNSYLQDFHEDYVEGVTEYTENYSYSSDWNGDFSDGAEGESGFSFLSWLDSDGYSFFTDMLAGFEEVSRLAYILLVVAFMKMLYPSRWEEGRSWFFWLFGLFISSFMFGIGHTLSSEQTFDVFLGTVVYYTNFGLVLGILLLWTRNLWLLILVHALHNVLTSISWYYVEGAHVIFYFIMLITLITMFFMEKYLFTTDDQTITLKEDEQTYVSDTGA; from the coding sequence TTGCTAAGTATAAAACTTGAAACATTATCAAAGAAATATATTTGGCTTTTACTCCTCGTCACAGTAGGAGCAGAGCTTGCATTATTCGGTTCAAGACATAGTTATTTCTTTGCTGACTTATACAATTTTATTATGATTGCATCCATTTTTGTTGCTGCACGTCTTCATCCAGTTCTCCAGGATCAGTCCAAACTGAAGCGTACTAAGAAACAAACCTTCTACTTGTTTGTAAAGGTATTTGTTATCTTCACTTCTGTAACGTTTATCATTGACTTACTTAGTAACTCATATCTTCAAGACTTCCACGAGGATTATGTAGAAGGTGTTACGGAGTATACGGAGAATTATTCATATTCTAGCGATTGGAATGGTGACTTTAGTGACGGAGCAGAAGGTGAAAGTGGGTTTTCATTTCTTAGTTGGCTTGATTCTGACGGGTATTCTTTTTTTACAGATATGCTTGCAGGGTTTGAGGAAGTATCGAGGCTAGCTTATATCCTTTTGGTCGTTGCTTTTATGAAGATGCTGTATCCTTCTAGATGGGAAGAAGGGCGAAGCTGGTTTTTCTGGTTATTTGGATTATTCATTAGTTCTTTTATGTTCGGAATTGGTCACACGTTATCCTCTGAGCAAACATTCGATGTATTTCTTGGGACGGTCGTGTATTATACAAATTTCGGGCTCGTACTAGGAATCCTATTATTATGGACTAGAAATTTATGGCTGCTTATTTTGGTTCATGCGCTGCACAATGTACTTACCAGCATATCCTGGTACTATGTTGAAGGTGCACATGTGATTTTTTATTTTATTATGCTTATCACGTTGATCACCATGTTCTTTATGGAAAAATATTTATTTACGACTGACGATCAAACGATCACCTTAAAAGAAGATGAACAGACATATGTATCAGACACTGGAGCGTAG
- a CDS encoding DUF1360 domain-containing protein, producing MLCFASFRLTRLIVFDEITSFIRHPFHDEVTETEEDGTVSTYLVMKGTGIKRWFGELISCYWCTGIWSSAFLYITWNLWPTIMEPVIIILAIAGIAAIIETFTLQFINQD from the coding sequence ATGCTTTGCTTCGCTAGTTTTCGATTAACAAGATTAATTGTATTTGATGAGATCACTTCCTTCATACGCCATCCCTTCCACGACGAAGTAACGGAGACAGAAGAGGATGGAACGGTAAGTACGTATCTCGTGATGAAAGGAACAGGTATTAAAAGATGGTTTGGTGAGCTAATTAGTTGCTATTGGTGTACGGGTATCTGGTCATCAGCATTTTTGTATATCACATGGAATTTGTGGCCGACTATTATGGAACCGGTAATAATCATATTAGCCATTGCTGGCATAGCTGCGATTATTGAGACATTCACGTTACAATTTATAAATCAGGATTAG
- a CDS encoding DUF421 domain-containing protein: MNVTELLIRIAISFLVLLTLARIMGRQEIRQMTFFNFVSAISIGTIGGSLAISQDLSIRNGVIALVAWTVFTLAMEYIDLKSNKARILIEGQPVIVIQNGQIMEKAMRTTRLDINSLNSMLRDKNVFSMKDVEYAIFETDGKLSVMKKEDKQALTKGDYKMPTKTKSIVPIATSVITDGRINNQNLQNVNLSEKWLEEELTKMGVQSVEDVFYAEIQQDGTLYIDKRNDTVH, translated from the coding sequence ATGAATGTTACAGAATTATTAATTCGAATTGCAATATCCTTTCTAGTTTTGCTAACCCTAGCTAGAATTATGGGAAGACAAGAAATTAGGCAAATGACATTTTTTAACTTTGTCTCAGCAATATCTATCGGGACAATTGGTGGTTCTCTAGCAATTAGTCAAGATCTTAGTATTAGAAATGGTGTTATTGCCTTGGTTGCTTGGACAGTTTTTACACTAGCAATGGAATACATAGATCTGAAGTCAAATAAAGCAAGAATTTTAATAGAGGGTCAGCCTGTAATAGTTATTCAGAATGGACAAATTATGGAGAAGGCAATGAGAACAACGAGGTTAGATATTAATTCCTTAAATTCAATGTTACGTGACAAAAATGTTTTTTCTATGAAAGATGTTGAATACGCAATTTTTGAAACGGATGGAAAGTTATCTGTTATGAAGAAAGAAGATAAACAAGCATTGACAAAAGGCGATTATAAAATGCCTACAAAGACGAAGAGTATTGTTCCAATTGCCACTTCTGTCATTACTGACGGACGAATTAACAACCAAAATCTACAAAACGTAAACTTAAGTGAGAAATGGTTGGAAGAGGAATTAACTAAGATGGGCGTACAATCAGTTGAAGATGTGTTTTATGCAGAAATTCAACAAGATGGAACACTCTATATTGATAAACGAAATGACACGGTGCACTAA